Proteins encoded in a region of the Campylobacter geochelonis genome:
- the ribA gene encoding GTP cyclohydrolase II has product MNIEISQPANLPSRFGMFKVKAFKEGAKEHLVIAKEPFGEVVNVRIHSECLTGDAIGSLKCDCRDQLEASLKYIEEHNGMVIYLRQEGRNIGLLNKINAYALQDKGFDTIEANHQLGFKADERTYEIVDFILKHYGITKINLLTNNPKKLMGLKGAQIVNRIPIVIKANKYNEDYLKVKKEQMGHLLDK; this is encoded by the coding sequence ATGAATATAGAAATTTCACAACCAGCAAATTTGCCATCACGTTTTGGTATGTTTAAGGTTAAAGCTTTCAAAGAGGGCGCAAAAGAGCATCTTGTTATCGCAAAAGAGCCATTTGGAGAAGTTGTAAATGTGCGAATTCACTCTGAGTGTTTAACAGGCGATGCCATCGGAAGCCTTAAATGCGACTGTAGAGATCAGCTTGAAGCTAGTTTAAAGTACATTGAAGAGCACAATGGCATGGTTATTTATTTAAGACAAGAAGGGCGAAATATCGGGCTTTTAAACAAAATCAACGCTTATGCTTTGCAAGATAAGGGATTTGATACCATTGAAGCAAACCACCAACTTGGCTTTAAAGCAGATGAGAGAACTTATGAAATAGTCGATTTTATCCTTAAACATTATGGCATAACTAAGATAAATTTACTTACAAATAACCCTAAAAAACTTATGGGTTTAAAAGGCGCACAGATAGTAAACCGCATACCCATAGTCATAAAAGCAAATAAATACAATGAGGATTATTTGAAAGTGAAAAAAGAGCAAATGGGGCATTTGTTAGACAAATGA
- the hemB gene encoding porphobilinogen synthase → MFKRYRRLRQNAQIRDLVRQTKLERDDFIYPLFVVPGSGVKIEAESMPGVFQMSLDEILKECEEVVNLGIKAILLFGVPEVKDSVGSDALSDDGIIAVALRAIKKKFPHLYIITDLCFCEYTDHGHCGIIDHIHETVDNDKTLEISAKQALVHARNGADMIAPSGMMDGIIETLRNALDENGYENLPIMAYSTKFASAYYGPFRDVAESTPSFGDRKTYQMDPANRFEAISESLEDEAQGADILMVKPALAYLDIIRDVKERTLLPVCAYNVSGEYALLKAGEKAGVIDYERIMIETLISIKRAGADLIITYHAKEICKILRDIR, encoded by the coding sequence GTGTTTAAAAGATATAGAAGACTTAGGCAAAATGCCCAGATAAGGGATTTGGTTAGACAAACAAAGCTTGAGCGAGATGATTTTATATATCCGCTTTTTGTAGTTCCTGGCAGTGGCGTTAAAATCGAAGCAGAGTCAATGCCTGGTGTTTTTCAAATGAGCTTAGATGAAATCTTAAAAGAGTGCGAAGAGGTTGTAAATTTAGGCATAAAAGCCATCTTGCTTTTTGGTGTTCCAGAGGTTAAAGATAGTGTTGGAAGCGATGCTTTAAGCGATGATGGGATTATTGCAGTCGCACTTCGCGCTATAAAAAAGAAATTTCCACATCTTTATATCATAACAGATTTGTGTTTTTGTGAATACACAGATCACGGGCATTGTGGTATAATCGACCATATTCACGAAACAGTGGATAATGACAAAACTCTTGAAATTTCAGCCAAACAAGCTTTGGTTCATGCAAGAAATGGTGCAGATATGATAGCGCCAAGTGGGATGATGGATGGCATTATAGAGACTTTAAGAAACGCACTTGATGAAAATGGATATGAAAATTTACCTATCATGGCGTATTCTACTAAATTTGCAAGTGCTTACTATGGACCGTTTCGCGATGTAGCAGAGTCAACACCTAGTTTTGGCGATAGAAAAACTTATCAAATGGATCCAGCAAATCGCTTTGAGGCGATATCTGAAAGCTTAGAAGATGAGGCTCAAGGAGCTGATATTTTGATGGTAAAACCAGCGCTTGCTTATCTTGATATTATTAGAGATGTAAAAGAGCGAACGCTTTTGCCAGTTTGTGCTTATAATGTCAGTGGCGAATACGCGCTTTTAAAAGCTGGAGAAAAAGCGGGTGTGATTGATTATGAAAGGATTATGATAGAGACGTTAATTAGCATAAAAAGAGCTGGCGCAGACTTGATAATCACATATCACGCAAAAGAAATTTGCAAAATTTTAAGAGATATACGATGA
- the argF gene encoding ornithine carbamoyltransferase, which produces MRHFLTFEDFSKDEILEILALASKIKQEAKAKEYKPYLKNQTLAMIFEKSSTRTRVSFETGMYQLGGQALFLSSRDIQLGRGEPIKDTARVISSMVDMAMLRVYKQSDLVEFAKFSSVPVINGLSDDLHPVQLMADYMTMQECGSGDVVAYVGDGNNMANSWISMASILGFEIRIATPKGNETNPQITQKALQNAKKSGAKIILTNDPKEAVSGADVVTTDTWISMGQESEKEQKIKQFSGFCVDKDMMSLAKKDAIFLHCLPAYRGYEVSEEVFEKHAKEIFLEAENRLHAQKGVMVWLDSKRNG; this is translated from the coding sequence ATGAGACATTTTTTAACTTTTGAAGATTTCAGTAAAGATGAAATTTTAGAAATTTTAGCCCTTGCAAGTAAAATCAAACAAGAGGCAAAAGCAAAAGAGTATAAACCATATCTTAAAAACCAAACATTAGCTATGATATTTGAAAAAAGTTCAACCAGAACAAGAGTTAGTTTTGAAACTGGTATGTATCAACTAGGCGGTCAAGCACTGTTTCTAAGCAGCCGTGATATACAGCTTGGAAGAGGCGAACCGATAAAAGACACAGCTAGAGTTATTTCAAGTATGGTTGATATGGCAATGCTTAGAGTTTATAAACAAAGCGATTTGGTTGAATTTGCTAAATTTTCATCAGTTCCAGTTATAAATGGTTTAAGTGATGATTTGCATCCTGTTCAGCTAATGGCTGATTATATGACTATGCAAGAGTGTGGAAGTGGCGATGTTGTGGCGTATGTTGGCGACGGAAATAATATGGCAAATTCATGGATTTCTATGGCCTCGATTCTTGGTTTTGAAATTCGTATCGCAACTCCAAAAGGCAATGAAACAAATCCGCAAATAACACAAAAAGCGTTGCAAAATGCTAAAAAAAGTGGAGCAAAAATCATTCTAACAAATGATCCAAAGGAAGCAGTTAGTGGCGCTGATGTGGTTACCACTGATACTTGGATTTCGATGGGGCAAGAGAGTGAAAAAGAGCAAAAGATTAAGCAATTTAGCGGCTTTTGCGTAGATAAAGATATGATGAGTTTGGCTAAAAAAGATGCGATTTTTCTTCACTGTCTACCAGCGTATAGAGGGTATGAAGTAAGCGAAGAGGTGTTTGAAAAGCATGCAAAAGAGATATTTTTAGAGGCAGAAAACAGACTGCATGCTCAAAAAGGCGTGATGGTTTGGCTAGATTCTAAAAGGAATGGTTGA
- a CDS encoding DUF2603 domain-containing protein: MAKQDECEKIEQISKALGFNDGEKTIFEIVESENKNQKMLTLKSGSWSSKEPWFGVDENKDLHTMVSIKSLNGLIDAYRKLARENFDLRLEKSILQHVPIDFGDVWTVCMDEIRNIAIKNPENQVLSVNLNEIVEKVRQEHPNLFVNLDSIINRTQESL, translated from the coding sequence ATGGCAAAACAAGACGAATGTGAAAAAATCGAGCAGATAAGCAAGGCTTTAGGTTTTAATGATGGTGAGAAAACTATCTTTGAGATAGTAGAAAGCGAAAATAAAAACCAAAAAATGCTAACTTTAAAAAGCGGTTCATGGAGTAGTAAAGAGCCGTGGTTTGGTGTAGATGAAAACAAAGATTTGCACACTATGGTTTCTATAAAATCTTTAAATGGCTTGATAGATGCTTATAGAAAATTAGCAAGAGAAAATTTTGACCTTAGGCTTGAAAAAAGTATTTTGCAACACGTTCCAATCGATTTTGGCGATGTTTGGACAGTTTGTATGGATGAGATAAGAAATATCGCTATTAAAAATCCAGAAAATCAAGTATTAAGCGTAAATTTAAATGAAATAGTAGAAAAAGTAAGACAAGAACATCCAAATTTGTTTGTGAATTTAGATAGTATTATAAATAGAACACAAGAGTCATTATGA